The genomic window ggatagcaccaacggttctgcatgggccccccccatccgtgcctcatgcGGGAGGTGCATAATCAAatgttgcatcggcaagaagaagtcgagtggaaagatcttctccaacttacaaagcaacacgggtgccactttttccaagtcatcaatgacggtccgataGAGATCCTTGGCACAAAACTggtggaataagtagctcaactctgccagcacttgccagacatgctccgggacatagcctcgaaccattgcCGAAAGAAGCCGCCCAAtctatatgtggtagtcatgactcttcatcccgtttactcgtagagtgcctaagttcactcccctctttagattcgctgcatacccattagggaacattagcgtcttgatccattcaagtacttccctcctttggtcctttttcaagacgaaatcggccttaggccttctctaggtcttaccacgactaggaggctacatctcttgatttggtctattgcacaatgttgccaggtccactctagccttagggttgtccttagactttttagtgtccatgagtgttgcccaaagtgcctcggcgacattcttttcagtgtgcattacatcaatgttatgtggcagaagaaggtcatcgaaataggggaccTCGTcttgcccgagatatgagtccacatatgttgctcaccatatcccacaaaaccaccttcttcattaggcacgagagcatctatctgagcatgaacctcagcaccagtcatcatccgcggtgtagggtttgtcactttgacaccttttgtaaagttcttgatgtcttgtctgaatggatggtcaagaggtaggaattgacgatgtctgtcaaacgtcgaatacttgccacccttctgcaaccaaatgaacctcacaccttcatTGCATATTGGGCAAGGGAACTTtttgtgaacacaccaggcgcagaatatcccatatgccaggaagtcatacagggagtagtggtaccaaaagtgcattttgaaggttgtctttgcagctcgatcgtatgtccataccccttcgtcccaagcacggaccaattcatcaaacacgggctccatgaacacacccatattactccctgggtgtccaggaattatcaacgataagaatacgttatgtcgttgaaaggagacaccgggggggagattaagggggataatgaagatgggccaacatgtgtatggggcagccatcattccataaagATTGAactcatctgttgccagcgcgacacgtacattacaagcctcatctgctttgtcatgatgtttgttaTTAAAgcagatccaagcttcaccatcggatggatgtaccatcttgtcaggaatgtaccatttgccatttttgtgccatatcatctgtttcgcggattcctcggtcatgtatagccgttggatcctcgataggaatggaaggtaccgtaggattttcatggggatcataagttgcctcttctggccatcatcagagtctacctccaggtacctggaggatttacactttggatagaactttgcatgctcgtgttctttcctaaataggacgcaccccttcggacaagcatgtatctgcatatgacatcttaagtgctcgaaggagtttctatgactcatacatgctctttggcagaatgtggccctccggaagcaaggtgccaatcatggccaacatcttatcaaagccaggtcgactcaagtttaacttggacttcaaccccattaagcgtctaatggcatctagttgagacaccgttgaccgatcatgaaggggtttttgtgccgagtccatcatgtcatagaacgcctgcgcggctgcctccatctcctccttctcacgtccctcatcgaactatccttggtgaaagtcatctaacatgtctggtaccccggcatcagcatcaaaagcctccacccgtggtctcaccacctcctctctcatacgatgggttTCACCATGGTGGACCTACCGGGTGTAGtatggcgtaaatccattctttcacaagatgtttactcatttccaccttgtttaccctcctcttgtttccacatttgctacagggacacaaaactaggcaatgtcctttagcagccttgccaaatgcactgctcaagaaagcatcggtcttgttcatctattctgtggtgtaatcactctgacttctccagcccgtgtacatccactgacggtcatccaacctctaacatatgtatcagcgagtaatgtaaccatcaattgcatctacatggtgttcctactatctaataggtgaggataggtcctaatcccactcgcggatgcgtagataaggttagtttccatgctctactcctatccgagatagaatttcggtagcacctccccgctgttctccagatacacgtcctgccaaagaagagtgcgtatccggagaacaacagggaggtgatgccgaaactctatctcggatcggagcagaccatggaaactaacccatctacgcatccgtgggctatcaaaaaaacatggacaatctgaaacagatacggtcatagatatgcaaagatctgcatacctccaaccatatctctttcgaacgggagacgcctaactaggttacgcgatctacgaccatgatatggaaagaggggttatacctagggtggcggtggagtcaggctagcaggccatggcgggtcggtgcagtggcgaggcggcgcggtgcaggcagaccggcacggcgacgggaactccgactcggctccgacgagctcttctctacaaaaatggaacaaaatattgtcatttaaaaaattcggcagaacctcccctgcacggtgaggtttccaaaacctacaaaaaacagcggcacgatggccgacaagcacatatgtctcaagagaagccatgtaatttGGATGTCAATCCatacagaagaatatatccaagtagtaccactacttctactactacttccactattgctactactactaccactagttctactactactaccaccactattgctacaactactaccactagttctactactactaccactacttctactactaccacttattctactactaccactacttctaatactactactactaccactagcactactagtacaactaatactactacaactatcactaccacgacaacaacaagagagaaggcatacctgacgggcgccgggggtagggACGGGTGGCGTCGGGCGATGTCGGGGTCGGAGTCGGGAACAGGGTCGGGCACGGGCGTGGTCGAgggcagggccggccggggggTAGGGCCGGCCTGGGGCGGCCGAGGGCAGGGCACGACCGGGGGCAGGGCGCGGGCAGCTCGGGCGGCCGGGCGGCGCGGGCAGCGCGGGCTGcgagggcgtgggcgtggcgtgggggcgggggcggggacggtgcgggcgtgggcgcgggggcTGGCTGGCTGTCTGTTTGACTGCCCGACCGGCCGAATTTGCTTAAGTCTCAAAAccgctctttgtcgagtgccggatcagggaggcactcggcaaagatttaatttttttttaaaaaaattctttgccgagtgtcccagatctggcactcggcaaagatttaatatttttttttgaaaaatactttatCGAGTGCCCTtggcacagcactcggcaaagattattttttaaatttttttttgaaaatactttgccgagtgcccgtggcacgacactcggcaaagatttaatttctttttaaaatgtctttgccgagtgccctgtaaaggtttgtaagcatcgtacatgacaacatgtacgaaatcttctgaattttttatcatagcctccacatatgacgtcacgacatctcaacaagtttcatgatttttggacttcgtttgctttttatagaatttaaaaacacttcgcacgcaagttcgcggtcatgtttcgtgaacaagatgtccgaaatttcgggtccgttcctggatacggcctcacactacactcagtaacatgactatcattttttgaatcattaaattccattattcgtaccacgtgcagttcaaaattatatttttcgaaaaaattcaagtaaataaaataaagtcactaaatatattaaaaaatcataacaaatcctcaaattctaactaggaattcctggtgctttaaaagggctgcacaaaaaaattaaaggccaaaaacaaaaaaaacgttgccgagtgccggggcatggcactcgacaaaggggtctttgccgagtgccacggataaggcactcgacaaagagggttttgaattttttaaaaaaatttcatctttgccgagtgccttcacagggcactcggcaaagacattttttttaaaaaaaaaattaaatctttgtcgagtgccgtgccaggggcactcggcaaagtatttttttaaaaaattttttttgccaagtgccagatctgggacactcggcaaagaaatttttttaaaaaaattaaatctttaccgagtgccagatctgggacactcggcaaagaatttttttaaaaaaaaaataaatctttgctgagtgcctaacagcagacacttggcaaagaaggacgtggccgaacaccgttacgcgggtcagcctatgccgagtgccgcgattttgccgagagtctggcactcggcaaagaagtcatttgccgagtgtatttttttaccgagtgcaattctttgccgagtgcccgatttttaatACTGGACAAAGAATTTTACACTCGACAAAGTCTCTGTTTGCAGTTGTGTTCGTTTAGGACTTTGCACAGACACGCGAGAGATTGAGTCACTCAAATCCCTATCGTATGGTTGTAAGCGACGAAGGATAAAGAAACATTTCGCTCTTTATATTAGCCAAATAAGAGTAGACAGACTCCGGGATTGAAACAAGCAATAAGCCTGGTTACTGGAACTTGGAAGATATATATAGAAGGAAATGCATTTCTTTCCTTTTAAAGGGATATGTAGTATATTCCTGATGATTGGTAGCATTAATTCTTCCGTATGCCTTTTTACCAAAAAAAATACTTGTCTGTAAACAAAAGAAAATATATATAGAAGGAAATGACACTAATAGTTTCTTTTGAATTTTACTATATTATATATTCATTCTTGACACGTCCAAAAAGCTAATTCACCGAACCGCCTAATCATTAGGCTGCTAGTGTAGTATCAGTCTGATATATTATACTACTATTTATATAGGAGTATATCCAAGTTAGTACTGGATTGGATAATGCGATATTCCAAGATAGTGCGTGCAATCAAATTACTACTGCagtggatatataatgcaatattTGAAGGACACTTGCGATCGACGTCGTCACATATCCGTAATAGAAAAGGAATCCCATCAAATCAGGAAGAGACGACAAAAGAATGGAATCTGATCAATCAATAAAGTAATGAAAATCTAGTGGAGCAAGAATCTAGTATATATACTAGTACATCCTAATTGTATTTTATTGTCAATTATCCTTAAAACATAAAATACCAATAATATATAGTAGCATATATTTACATATAATAATATATAGGCATGTGTTACTACGTACAGTACGTATAGATCCAGAGATCTTTATTTCCTTTCTGGTCCCACACAACAATTTTGTACCTTAATAAAATGGTTAAAGTAATCTATATATAATAATTATAATTAAATTAAATCCCCAAATCAGGGGATAATGGTCGGGCGTCGTGATCTCCGGGGCCTTCCCGGGAAATTGCGCTCTAGACGCCTCCGTCCCTCGCGCTCCAGCCGTTGGATCTCCGCCACAGCCACGCGTACGTAGGCGATCCCACGCGCCAAACCGACCCAACGGCTGGAACCGGCGCCGGTGGACACGACGCCACCCGGCCAGTCCCCTCGCACGGCCACCACCCGCTGCCTATAAAAAGCACGGCGCCCTCGTCACTTCTCCATCCATCCATCGAGCACCAAGCAGGCGCACACACACGTACTGAGATCGAGCTAGCGCACGAGTCTTCTTGTTCTGGAGATCGACTGATCGAGAGATCGttcaccgacgacgacgacgacgaacgcAATGGGCCCCAACATGTCGGCGCTGGGCAAGCAGAAtcaggcggcggcggccatggcgcagaAGCGGGCGTACGTCACCTTCCTTGCGGGCGACGGCGACTACTGGAAGGGCGTGGTGGGGCTGGCCAAGGGCCTTCGCCGTGTCCGCGCCGCCTACCCGCTGGTGGTGGCCGTGCTCCCCGACGTGCCCGAGGAGCACCGCCGCAAGCTCCGCGACCAGGGCTGCGTCGTCCGCGAGATCGAGCCGGTGTACCCGCCCGAGAGCCAGACGCAGTTCGCCATGGCCTACTACGTCATCAACTACTCCAAGCTCCGGATCTGGGAGGTACGTTACCTTCGTCGTGTTCCATTTGTATGTGTTCTAATTGATGATCAAATTTTTATATATTGGTCCAATGATGAATTGCCTGATGACATTTGCAGTTCGTGGAGTACGAGCGCATGGTGTACCTGGACGCGGACATCCAGGTGTACTCGAACATCGATCACCTGTTCGACCTCGACAAGGGCAAGTTCCACGCCGTGATGGACTGCTTCTGCGAGAAGGCGTGGAGCCACACGCCGCAGTACAAGATCGGCTACTGCCAGCAGTGCCCGGAGCGGGTGGCGTGGCCGGAGCAGGAGCTGGGccccccgccgccgccctacTTCAACGCCGGTATGTTCGTGCACGAGCCCAGCCTGCGCACCGCGAAAGACCTCCTGGACGCGCTGGTGGTGACGCCGCCCACGCCGTTCGCGGAGCAGGACTTCCTCAACCTCTTCTTCCGCGACGTGTACTCGCCCATCCCGCCAGTGTACAACCTGGTGCTCGCCATGCTGTGGCGGCACCCCGAGAAGGTGGTGCTCGACGAGGTGAAGGTGGTGCACTACTGCGCCGCGGGGTCCAAGCCGTGGAGGTACACGGGGAAGGAGCCCAACATGGAGCGCGAGGACATCAAGGCGCTGGTGGCCAAGTGGTGGGACATCTACGACGACGAGAGCCTCGACTACAAGGGTGCGCCGGTTGTGgacggcggcgacgacggcgaggaggaggcggtggaccAGGCGAGGCTGCCGCTGCGCCAGGCCCTGGCCCAGGCCGGCGCCGTCAAGTACTACCCCGCGCCGTCGGCTGCCTAGGCGCCGCCGGTTGCCGGCCGGGACGACGGCGTGCACCCCGGCTAGCTGTGTCAACGGCTGGTGGCTACGACGGTCGACGATCCTCTACTACTGCGCTCAAGGAGGCGCTtaattaataataataaaaatatggATATGTGTGGATTAATTAGCGTAGCGGTCTACAGGTTTTGGAATTGTAGACATTGGCCAGCAGTATAACAATTCTTATATTTCGTCAGGTCGAGTATTTTAGTTTGTGTTTGGTGAAagccaaaggaaaaaaagagaGTTTTGGTTATTTTAGCTTGTGTAATTAAGTACGTAGTGTTGGCATCTTCCTGCTATGTACGTACTGCTAAGACAAACAATCTAGCATTTTGAATGAAGCTAATAAATCTCTCAGTTTTGTATAACTCCTTGAATGTTGTGTTGGTCATTGTGAGCCTATCTGTGATAGGATGTTTGGTTTGTGGTGCATATCTGAACTTTGGAAATGGAAGAACTGAAGAAGCAGAGCAGCTGTAATTTCTATCTGTTGCAGTCTGAAGTTCCTGCAAACAGGCCCGTGTAGCTTTTTCCCTCCAATATTCTTCTTGGTTTATAAGCTTGATCGACTGTCGTACGCcgtcccctgctgaatagccaaTGGTCATTTGTTAGTACAATAGTAGACTGTCTCTCATCTCCTGGGAATGCAGGAAATGGAACGTTAGAACAGGAATTGCACGTCGTTAGCCACTGAATCGCTGCCGGTGAAGTTGGCGTTAGCAAAATTCAGACTAGGGAAGACCAGGGGAGAGTTTCATCTACACTTAAAAACAGTTCTAGTTGTGATTTCTCTAATAAAATAATTTTGTTTTTGCCCCAACTTGTCTATTTAGAAAACTTTCATCTTCACTTAAAATAGTTCGAGTTGTGCTTTCTCTGATAAAGTATGTTGTTTTGGCTCCAACTTCTCTGTTTAGAAAACATTTAGTAAAACAGTGTCTCGGTCGATGAGAAGGATGAAATATCTATAATACCTTTCCTTTT from Miscanthus floridulus cultivar M001 unplaced genomic scaffold, ASM1932011v1 os_2456_2, whole genome shotgun sequence includes these protein-coding regions:
- the LOC136534972 gene encoding galactinol synthase 2-like, encoding MGPNMSALGKQNQAAAAMAQKRAYVTFLAGDGDYWKGVVGLAKGLRRVRAAYPLVVAVLPDVPEEHRRKLRDQGCVVREIEPVYPPESQTQFAMAYYVINYSKLRIWEFVEYERMVYLDADIQVYSNIDHLFDLDKGKFHAVMDCFCEKAWSHTPQYKIGYCQQCPERVAWPEQELGPPPPPYFNAGMFVHEPSLRTAKDLLDALVVTPPTPFAEQDFLNLFFRDVYSPIPPVYNLVLAMLWRHPEKVVLDEVKVVHYCAAGSKPWRYTGKEPNMEREDIKALVAKWWDIYDDESLDYKGAPVVDGGDDGEEEAVDQARLPLRQALAQAGAVKYYPAPSAA